In Streptomyces sp. NBC_00091, the following proteins share a genomic window:
- a CDS encoding PPA1309 family protein — protein MLSMSNLSPSPGTPMAASPLTRAVLEIDEYASTLGWDKPARLFALVDTARLRRQEPRLAGQLGLDQDDAGKSQLTPIEQDEVPAGTPLDKFLGTIAWPDAIVGCALTVERLMLPPSAEASVPEGLNDKQLTKWVANHPDRQEVRLTVGVLRDGSRESAVRLRDKDSSSEVLTGASLVPGLAEALAATFLD, from the coding sequence ATGTTGTCCATGTCCAACCTTTCGCCCTCCCCCGGCACCCCCATGGCGGCCAGCCCGCTGACCCGCGCCGTCCTCGAGATCGACGAGTACGCCTCCACCCTCGGCTGGGACAAGCCGGCCCGGCTGTTCGCCCTGGTCGACACCGCCCGGCTGCGCAGGCAGGAGCCCCGGCTCGCCGGGCAGCTCGGTCTCGACCAGGACGACGCCGGCAAGAGCCAGCTGACCCCGATCGAGCAGGACGAGGTACCGGCCGGGACCCCGCTGGACAAGTTCCTGGGAACCATCGCCTGGCCCGACGCGATCGTCGGGTGCGCGCTGACGGTGGAGCGGCTGATGCTGCCGCCGTCGGCGGAGGCCTCCGTACCGGAGGGGCTCAACGACAAGCAGCTGACCAAGTGGGTCGCCAACCACCCCGACCGGCAGGAGGTCCGCCTGACGGTGGGCGTCCTGCGCGACGGCTCGCGCGAGTCGGCCGTACGGCTGCGGGACAAGGACTCCTCGAGCGAGGTGCTGACCGGAGCGAGCCTGGTGCCGGGGCTGGCCGAGGCGCTGGCGGCGACCTTCCTCGACTAG
- a CDS encoding Fur family transcriptional regulator produces MSDLLERLRGRGWRMTAQRRVVAEVLDGDHVHLTADEVHARAVTKLPEISRATVYNTLGELVSLGEVLEVSTDRRAKRYDPNAHRPHHHLVCAQCGAIRDVHPAGDPLADLPAGERFGFVVSAVEVTYRGVCPGCAAV; encoded by the coding sequence ATGAGTGACCTGCTGGAACGACTTCGCGGACGCGGCTGGCGCATGACGGCCCAGCGGCGTGTCGTCGCCGAGGTGCTCGACGGTGACCACGTTCACCTGACGGCAGACGAGGTGCACGCACGCGCTGTGACCAAACTGCCCGAGATCTCTCGAGCCACGGTCTACAACACCTTGGGCGAGCTCGTTTCGCTCGGCGAGGTGCTCGAAGTCTCGACGGACCGGCGGGCCAAGCGGTACGACCCGAACGCCCACCGCCCCCACCACCACCTGGTCTGCGCACAGTGCGGGGCCATCCGCGACGTGCACCCGGCGGGCGACCCGCTGGCCGACCTGCCGGCCGGCGAGCGCTTCGGCTTCGTGGTCTCGGCGGTCGAGGTGACGTACCGCGGGGTGTGCCCGGGCTGCGCGGCCGTCTGA
- a CDS encoding tetratricopeptide repeat protein has product MGFMGDRSTLLETGRFVRAEAESGTGTGKAAPTVNAQTALTDADFAEEAFGDAEGATDAELEARHRVAADKGDPGAMSVLGALLLRRGDLAGAEPYLRGATGGGDRAAANNLGVLLLQRGYPEEAAGWWRVAAVAGSAPAAHALGRHYRERGDEPAAEYWLRQAAESGHALGAYGLADLLEHRGDKGIERWFRAAAEQGHREAAYRLARHLRKGDPAEAEQWYRQAAARGHRRAGLHLGALLEARGELKEAGRWYLSSAKQGEARAACALGFLLRDAGDEESAAAWWHRAAQDGDGNAANALGALHAARGETQTAEKWYRAAMDAGDQNGAYNLALLCAAQERTAQAEQWYRRAAYAGHREAANALAIMLLQVGDAAGAEPWFSKAAEAGSVDAAFNLGILFASRDEDRTALKWYERAAAAGHTDAALQVGIALVRDGEERAAERHLRCAAGGGSAEAAFRLASLLESLAPPPEPVALGEPVGGAARTESEEWYERAAEQGHRRAQVRVGMLAAARGDLVVAARWYREAAEAGSRNGAFNLGLLLAREGNEPEAALWWTRAAVAGHGRAALRLGLLAARHGDLAEGQKWCVRAMELGPAEVSERAARLRDALAEELSA; this is encoded by the coding sequence ATGGGATTTATGGGGGACAGGTCAACTCTGCTGGAGACAGGGCGGTTTGTGAGGGCGGAGGCCGAGTCGGGCACGGGAACGGGCAAGGCCGCTCCGACTGTCAACGCGCAGACCGCACTGACCGATGCGGATTTCGCGGAAGAGGCCTTCGGGGACGCCGAGGGCGCCACCGATGCCGAGCTGGAGGCCCGCCACCGGGTGGCCGCCGACAAGGGCGACCCCGGCGCCATGAGCGTGCTCGGCGCGCTGCTGCTGCGCCGCGGTGACCTGGCCGGGGCCGAGCCCTACCTGCGCGGCGCCACCGGCGGCGGCGACCGTGCCGCCGCCAACAACCTCGGGGTCCTGCTCCTCCAGCGCGGCTACCCCGAGGAGGCGGCCGGCTGGTGGCGGGTCGCCGCCGTCGCCGGCTCCGCCCCCGCCGCGCACGCCCTGGGCCGCCACTACCGCGAGCGCGGGGACGAGCCCGCCGCCGAGTACTGGCTCCGCCAGGCGGCGGAATCCGGGCACGCCCTGGGCGCGTACGGCCTGGCCGACCTGCTGGAGCACCGCGGGGACAAGGGCATCGAGCGGTGGTTCCGGGCCGCCGCCGAGCAGGGCCACCGCGAGGCGGCGTACCGGCTCGCCCGCCACCTGCGCAAGGGCGACCCCGCCGAGGCCGAGCAGTGGTACCGGCAGGCCGCCGCGCGCGGGCACCGGCGCGCCGGGCTGCACCTGGGCGCCCTGCTGGAGGCGCGCGGAGAGCTGAAGGAGGCCGGGCGCTGGTACCTGAGCTCGGCCAAGCAGGGGGAGGCCCGGGCGGCGTGCGCCCTCGGCTTCCTGCTGCGCGACGCCGGGGACGAGGAGAGCGCGGCCGCCTGGTGGCACCGGGCCGCGCAGGACGGCGACGGCAACGCCGCGAACGCCCTGGGGGCGCTGCACGCGGCCCGCGGTGAGACCCAGACCGCCGAGAAGTGGTACCGGGCCGCGATGGACGCCGGCGACCAGAACGGCGCCTACAACCTCGCCCTGCTGTGCGCCGCCCAGGAGCGGACCGCTCAGGCCGAGCAGTGGTACCGCCGGGCGGCCTACGCGGGCCACCGCGAGGCCGCCAACGCGCTGGCGATCATGCTCCTCCAGGTCGGGGACGCGGCGGGGGCCGAGCCGTGGTTCTCCAAGGCGGCCGAGGCCGGCAGCGTCGACGCCGCCTTCAACCTCGGGATCCTCTTCGCCAGCCGGGACGAGGACCGCACCGCCCTCAAGTGGTACGAGCGGGCCGCCGCGGCCGGGCACACCGACGCGGCGCTCCAGGTCGGGATCGCCCTGGTGCGCGACGGCGAGGAGCGGGCCGCCGAGCGGCACCTGCGGTGCGCGGCGGGCGGCGGCAGCGCGGAGGCGGCGTTCCGGCTGGCCTCCCTGCTGGAGTCGCTGGCCCCGCCGCCGGAGCCGGTGGCGCTCGGCGAGCCCGTGGGCGGCGCCGCGCGCACCGAGAGCGAGGAGTGGTACGAGCGTGCCGCCGAGCAGGGTCACCGGCGGGCCCAGGTGCGGGTCGGCATGCTCGCCGCCGCCCGGGGCGACCTGGTGGTGGCCGCGCGGTGGTACCGGGAGGCGGCGGAGGCCGGCTCGCGCAACGGCGCCTTCAACCTGGGGCTGCTCCTGGCCCGCGAGGGCAACGAACCCGAGGCGGCCCTGTGGTGGACCCGCGCGGCGGTGGCCGGGCACGGCCGGGCCGCCCTGCGGCTGGGGCTGCTCGCGGCCCGGCACGGGGACCTCGCGGAGGGGCAGAAGTGGTGCGTGCGGGCCATGGAGCTGGGCCCGGCGGAGGTCTCGGAGCGCGCGGCCCGGCTGCGGGACGCGCTCGCGGAGGAGCTCTCCGCCTGA
- the hisN gene encoding histidinol-phosphatase, which translates to MSSYADDLRLALELADAADAATMQRFRALDLQVETKPDMTPVSEADKAAEEIVRAGILAARPDDAILGEEYGLKGEGPRRWVVDPIDGTKNYVRGVPVWATLISLMTEGEDGVFRPVVGVVSAPALGRRWWASQGGGAFAGGTLGEPAGAIGVSKVATLGDASFAYSSLSGWEEQGRLPGFLDLTRACWRTRGYGDFWPYMMVAEGSLDLCAEPELNLWDMAAIAVVVQEAGGRFTSLDGVDGVDGGNAAASNGLLHEEMLGLLRPRG; encoded by the coding sequence ATGTCCTCGTATGCCGATGATCTGCGCCTCGCCCTCGAACTCGCCGACGCGGCGGACGCCGCCACGATGCAGCGTTTCCGCGCCCTCGACCTCCAGGTCGAGACGAAGCCGGACATGACCCCGGTGAGCGAGGCCGACAAGGCCGCCGAGGAGATCGTCCGGGCCGGGATCCTGGCCGCGCGGCCCGACGACGCGATCCTCGGCGAGGAGTACGGCCTCAAGGGCGAGGGCCCGCGCCGCTGGGTCGTGGACCCGATCGACGGCACGAAGAACTACGTGCGCGGCGTCCCCGTCTGGGCGACGCTGATCTCCCTCATGACCGAGGGGGAGGACGGGGTGTTCCGCCCGGTCGTCGGCGTGGTCTCGGCCCCGGCGCTGGGCCGCCGCTGGTGGGCCTCGCAGGGCGGGGGCGCCTTCGCGGGCGGCACGCTGGGCGAGCCGGCCGGAGCGATCGGCGTGTCGAAGGTGGCGACCCTGGGCGACGCCTCCTTCGCCTACTCCTCGCTGAGCGGCTGGGAGGAGCAGGGGCGGCTGCCCGGGTTCCTGGACCTGACCCGCGCGTGCTGGCGTACGCGGGGCTACGGGGACTTCTGGCCGTACATGATGGTCGCGGAGGGCTCCCTGGACCTGTGCGCCGAGCCGGAGCTGAACCTGTGGGACATGGCGGCCATCGCGGTCGTGGTCCAGGAGGCGGGCGGCCGGTTCACCAGCCTGGACGGGGTGGACGGCGTGGACGGCGGGAACGCGGCGGCGTCGAACGGGCTGCTGCACGAGGAGATGCTGGGGCTGCTCCGCCCGCGCGGCTGA
- a CDS encoding cyclic nucleotide-binding/CBS domain-containing protein, translating into MLVRDAMSTVILTLGPAHTLRQAACLMSGRHVGAAVVLDPDHSGIGILTERDILNSIGAGHDPDRESVGAHTTNNVVFCTPEATLLEAAEAMAHGGFRHLIVLEDGGPVGIVSVRDVIRCWVPARRAVPA; encoded by the coding sequence ATGCTCGTCCGCGACGCCATGAGCACCGTGATCCTCACCCTCGGACCCGCGCACACCCTCCGTCAGGCGGCCTGCCTGATGTCCGGCCGGCACGTCGGCGCGGCCGTCGTCCTCGACCCCGACCACAGCGGCATCGGCATCCTGACCGAGCGCGACATCCTCAACTCGATCGGCGCGGGCCACGACCCCGACCGGGAGTCGGTGGGCGCGCACACCACGAACAACGTCGTCTTCTGCACCCCCGAGGCCACCCTGCTGGAGGCCGCCGAGGCCATGGCCCACGGCGGGTTCCGGCACCTGATCGTGCTGGAGGACGGCGGCCCGGTGGGCATCGTCTCCGTCCGCGACGTCATCCGCTGCTGGGTGCCGGCCCGCCGGGCCGTGCCCGCGTAG
- a CDS encoding PDZ domain-containing protein — protein MPRRTATMLASFLVLFALLCAGVFIKVPYSEMSPGPTVNTLGDSRGEPVLNISGRKTYPTSGHLNMTTVRVTGADYDMNLLEAVYGWLADDNIVVPHENLYPNGKTDKQSTQENAEEFSQSQESAKVAALKQLGIPVSARVIVSTVVKGSPSEGRLHAGDVIKEVDGTAVTAPGDVAKLVTKHKPGEPVEFTIVPAADAAEAEKVNREPTTTSKVTITAGKAEDDGHAIVGIRAGTDHTFPFPIDIKLADVGGPSAGLMFALGIVDKLTPENLTGGKFIAGTGTIDDEGKVGPIGGIQMKTIGARKAGAEYFLTPAENCASAASHTPEGLTLVKVSTIDDATKALEKISKGDTAGLPQCTAS, from the coding sequence ATGCCACGCCGCACCGCGACGATGCTCGCTTCCTTCCTCGTGCTGTTCGCGCTGCTCTGCGCCGGGGTCTTCATCAAGGTCCCCTACTCCGAGATGAGCCCGGGCCCGACCGTGAACACGCTCGGCGACTCCCGCGGTGAGCCGGTCCTCAACATCTCGGGGCGCAAGACGTACCCCACCAGCGGTCACCTCAACATGACCACGGTCCGCGTCACCGGCGCCGACTACGACATGAACCTGCTGGAAGCGGTGTACGGCTGGCTGGCCGACGACAACATCGTCGTGCCGCACGAGAACCTCTACCCGAACGGCAAGACGGACAAGCAGTCCACGCAGGAGAACGCCGAGGAGTTCAGCCAGTCGCAGGAGAGCGCCAAGGTGGCCGCCCTCAAGCAGCTGGGCATCCCGGTCAGCGCCCGCGTCATCGTCTCCACCGTCGTCAAGGGCAGCCCCTCCGAGGGCCGGCTGCACGCCGGAGACGTGATCAAGGAAGTGGACGGCACCGCGGTCACCGCCCCCGGGGACGTCGCCAAGCTCGTGACCAAGCACAAGCCCGGCGAGCCGGTCGAGTTCACCATCGTGCCCGCCGCCGACGCGGCCGAGGCCGAGAAGGTCAACCGCGAGCCGACCACCACCTCCAAGGTCACCATCACCGCGGGCAAGGCGGAGGACGACGGCCACGCCATCGTCGGCATCCGGGCCGGTACCGACCACACCTTCCCGTTCCCCATCGACATCAAGCTCGCCGACGTCGGCGGCCCGAGCGCCGGCCTGATGTTCGCCCTCGGCATCGTCGACAAGCTCACCCCCGAGAACCTCACGGGCGGCAAGTTCATCGCGGGCACCGGCACCATCGACGACGAGGGCAAGGTCGGCCCCATCGGCGGCATCCAGATGAAGACCATCGGCGCGCGCAAGGCCGGGGCCGAGTACTTCCTGACCCCGGCCGAGAACTGCGCCTCCGCCGCTTCGCACACCCCCGAGGGCCTGACCCTGGTGAAGGTCTCCACCATCGACGACGCCACGAAGGCGCTCGAGAAGATCAGCAAGGGGGACACGGCCGGGCTGCCGCAGTGCACCGCGTCCTGA
- a CDS encoding UPF0182 family protein → MRTLAFQMPDRGGGPSGPRMRVGRPSRRARTLLTTLGVLAVLAMLFIMFAGFWTDWLWFRSVKYSTVFTTTLWTKVGLFAVFGLLMAGAVGLNIWLAYRLRPPLSAMSMEQQSLDRYRMSVAPYKKWLLLAIAAIVGLIAGASAAGQWKTWLMYVNGVPFGQKDPQFHLDVSFYTFDLPWYRFLLGFGFAAAVLSVIAAVVVHYLYGGLRVTSPGARATAAATGHLSVLLGLFVTLKAVAYWLDRYGLAVKSSDFKAADNWTGLRYVDANAYLPAKTILVAIAAICAVLFFATLWRRTWQLPVIGFGLMVLSAILIGGLYPAIVQKFQVQPNEQAKESPYVEKNIKATRDAYGIAGADVKDYPGTPQTDDRAKLRSAADTTASVRLLDPNIVSPAFQQLQQVKGYYGFPSTLAVDRYSGQDTVIGLRELNIGGIPKNNWINDHFKYTHGYGVVAAKGTTVGDQGAPDFTQSDLPSKGMFGTDFEQRIYYGEQTKQYSIVGGPQKELDYSDDKGEKETSYKGDSGVNLDNPVNRAAYALAFSEPQILYSGAIGEGSRILYNRTPKDRVEAVAPWLTIDGAPYPAVVEGRVKWIVDAYTTTNGYPYASRTTLGQSTADSLTNSQRAVVAQENQVNYIRNSVKATVDAYDGTVDLYQWDTKDPVLKTWMKAFPGTVKPRSEIAKPLMDHLRYPQDLFKVQRELLTRYHVTDPQTFLSGSEAWAVPDDPTTKAGTAVPPYYLSMKMPGQPEKDQVFSLTTTFTPNERPNLSAFMAVNADPGTPDYGKIRILKMPTSKPPDGPGQVQSKFQSEPKIAESIRLLRGGDSEIEYGNLLAVPMEGGMLYVEPVYVRSSGLKYPLLRKVLVTYGGQTAFEDTLEKALNVVFGAEAPTTPTTPTPPTTPTSPTTPPTAQDPTVKAALADAQKAVEEADKAMKAGDWAAYGKAQSELQAALKRAIDAEAKLTAPKPGG, encoded by the coding sequence GTGCGCACCTTGGCTTTCCAGATGCCGGACCGCGGCGGAGGCCCCTCCGGGCCACGGATGAGAGTCGGCCGCCCCTCCCGGCGCGCCCGGACTCTTCTGACGACCCTGGGCGTCCTGGCCGTCCTGGCCATGTTGTTCATCATGTTCGCCGGGTTCTGGACGGACTGGCTCTGGTTCCGTTCCGTCAAGTACTCGACGGTCTTCACGACCACCCTGTGGACCAAGGTCGGCCTCTTCGCCGTCTTCGGTCTGCTGATGGCCGGTGCCGTCGGGCTGAACATCTGGCTGGCGTACCGGCTGCGGCCGCCGCTCAGCGCGATGTCGATGGAGCAGCAGAGCCTCGACCGCTACCGGATGAGCGTCGCCCCGTACAAGAAGTGGCTGCTCCTGGCCATCGCGGCGATCGTCGGTCTGATCGCGGGCGCCTCGGCGGCCGGCCAGTGGAAGACCTGGCTCATGTACGTGAACGGGGTGCCCTTCGGGCAGAAGGACCCCCAGTTCCACCTGGACGTGTCGTTCTACACCTTCGACCTGCCCTGGTACCGCTTCCTGCTCGGCTTCGGCTTCGCCGCCGCCGTGCTCTCGGTGATCGCCGCCGTCGTCGTGCACTACCTGTACGGCGGACTGCGCGTGACCAGCCCGGGCGCCCGGGCCACCGCCGCGGCGACCGGGCACCTGTCGGTGCTCCTCGGCCTCTTCGTCACCCTCAAGGCGGTCGCGTACTGGCTCGACCGGTACGGCCTCGCCGTGAAGTCCAGTGACTTCAAGGCCGCCGACAACTGGACCGGCCTGCGCTACGTCGACGCCAACGCCTACCTGCCGGCGAAGACGATCCTCGTCGCCATCGCCGCGATCTGCGCGGTGCTGTTCTTCGCCACCCTGTGGCGGCGCACCTGGCAGCTGCCGGTCATCGGCTTCGGCCTGATGGTCCTCTCGGCGATCCTGATCGGCGGGCTCTACCCGGCGATCGTGCAGAAGTTCCAGGTCCAGCCGAACGAGCAGGCCAAGGAATCCCCGTACGTCGAGAAGAACATCAAGGCGACGCGCGACGCCTACGGGATCGCCGGCGCCGACGTCAAGGACTACCCGGGCACCCCGCAGACGGACGACCGCGCCAAGCTGCGCTCGGCGGCCGACACCACCGCCAGCGTCCGGCTCCTCGACCCGAACATCGTCTCGCCGGCCTTCCAGCAGCTCCAGCAGGTCAAGGGCTACTACGGCTTCCCGTCCACGCTGGCCGTGGACCGCTACAGCGGCCAGGACACGGTCATCGGGCTCCGCGAGCTGAACATCGGCGGCATCCCGAAGAACAACTGGATCAACGACCACTTCAAGTACACGCACGGTTACGGCGTGGTCGCGGCCAAGGGCACCACCGTCGGCGACCAGGGCGCCCCCGACTTCACCCAGTCCGACCTGCCCTCCAAGGGGATGTTCGGCACGGACTTCGAGCAGCGCATCTACTACGGCGAGCAGACGAAGCAGTACTCGATCGTCGGTGGACCGCAGAAGGAGCTCGACTACTCGGACGACAAGGGCGAGAAGGAGACCAGCTACAAGGGCGACTCCGGCGTCAACCTGGACAACCCGGTCAACCGGGCCGCGTACGCGCTCGCCTTCAGCGAGCCGCAGATCCTGTACTCGGGCGCCATCGGCGAGGGCTCGCGGATCCTCTACAACCGCACGCCCAAGGACCGCGTCGAGGCCGTCGCGCCCTGGCTGACCATCGACGGGGCTCCGTACCCGGCGGTCGTCGAAGGCCGGGTCAAGTGGATCGTCGACGCCTACACCACGACGAACGGCTACCCGTACGCCTCGCGGACCACGCTGGGCCAGAGCACCGCGGACTCGCTGACCAACAGCCAGCGCGCGGTGGTGGCCCAGGAGAACCAGGTCAACTACATCCGCAACTCGGTGAAGGCCACCGTCGACGCGTACGACGGCACGGTCGACCTGTACCAGTGGGACACCAAGGACCCGGTCCTGAAGACCTGGATGAAGGCGTTCCCCGGCACGGTGAAGCCCAGGAGCGAGATCGCCAAGCCGCTCATGGACCACCTGCGCTACCCGCAGGACCTCTTCAAGGTCCAGCGCGAGCTGCTGACCCGGTACCACGTCACGGACCCGCAGACCTTCCTCAGCGGCAGTGAGGCCTGGGCCGTCCCGGACGACCCGACGACCAAGGCCGGCACGGCGGTTCCGCCGTACTACCTGTCGATGAAGATGCCGGGCCAGCCGGAGAAGGACCAGGTCTTCTCGCTCACGACGACCTTCACGCCGAACGAGCGGCCCAACCTGAGCGCCTTCATGGCGGTGAACGCCGATCCCGGGACCCCGGACTACGGCAAGATCCGCATTCTGAAGATGCCGACGAGCAAGCCGCCGGACGGCCCCGGCCAGGTCCAGAGCAAGTTCCAGTCGGAGCCGAAGATCGCCGAGTCGATCCGCCTGCTGCGCGGTGGTGACTCGGAGATCGAGTACGGCAACCTCCTCGCGGTTCCGATGGAGGGCGGAATGCTCTACGTGGAGCCGGTGTACGTCCGCAGCTCCGGGCTGAAGTACCCGCTGCTGCGCAAGGTGCTGGTGACCTACGGCGGCCAGACGGCCTTCGAGGACACCCTGGAGAAGGCGCTGAACGTGGTCTTCGGGGCCGAGGCCCCGACCACGCCCACCACGCCGACGCCTCCCACCACGCCTACCAGCCCGACCACCCCGCCGACCGCGCAGGACCCGACGGTCAAGGCGGCCCTCGCCGACGCCCAGAAGGCCGTCGAGGAGGCCGACAAGGCCATGAAGGCGGGCGACTGGGCCGCGTACGGCAAGGCGCAGAGCGAGCTCCAGGCGGCGCTGAAGCGGGCGATCGACGCGGAGGCGAAGCTGACGGCCCCCAAGCCGGGTGGCTAG
- a CDS encoding catalase, translating to MTQEAHVTQGPLTTEAGAPVADNQNSETAGVGGPVLVQDQLLLEKLAHFNRERIPERVVHARGAGAYGTFTVTADVTQYTRAKFLSEVGKQTETFLRFSTVADSLGGADARRDPRGWALKFYTEEGNYDLVGNNTPVFFIRDAIKFPDFIHTQKRDPYTGSQEADNVWDFWGLSPESTHQVTWLFGDRGIPASYRHMNGYGSHTFQWNNEAGEVFWVKYHFKTDQGIKNLTQAEANQLAGEDPDSHQRDLRESIERAEFPTWTVQVQIMPAAEAENYRFNPFDLTKVWPHEDYPPIEIGKLELNRNPENVFAEVEQSIFSPAHFVPGIGPSPDKMLQGRLFAYGDAHRYRVGINADHLPVNRPHATEARTNSRDGFLYDGRHKGAKNYEPNSFGGPFQTDRPLWQSAAVTGGTGNHATPSHSEDNDFVQAGDLYRLFSEDEKSRLIENLSGFIAKVSRDDIVERAINNFRQADADFGKRLEAAVQALRG from the coding sequence ATGACGCAGGAGGCGCACGTGACGCAGGGACCGCTCACCACGGAGGCCGGGGCTCCGGTCGCCGACAACCAGAACAGCGAGACCGCCGGCGTCGGCGGCCCGGTTCTGGTCCAGGACCAGCTCCTGCTGGAGAAGCTCGCGCACTTCAACCGCGAGCGGATCCCGGAGCGCGTGGTGCACGCCCGCGGCGCCGGTGCCTACGGCACCTTCACGGTGACGGCGGACGTCACCCAGTACACCCGTGCCAAGTTCCTCTCCGAGGTCGGCAAGCAGACCGAGACCTTCCTGCGCTTCTCCACCGTCGCGGACAGCCTCGGCGGCGCCGACGCCCGTCGTGACCCCCGCGGCTGGGCGCTGAAGTTCTACACCGAAGAGGGCAACTACGACCTCGTCGGCAACAACACCCCGGTCTTCTTCATCCGGGACGCCATCAAGTTCCCCGACTTCATCCACACCCAGAAGCGCGACCCCTACACGGGCTCGCAGGAGGCGGACAACGTCTGGGACTTCTGGGGTCTGTCGCCCGAGTCCACCCACCAGGTGACCTGGCTGTTCGGTGACCGCGGCATACCGGCGTCCTACCGCCACATGAACGGCTACGGCTCGCACACGTTCCAGTGGAACAACGAGGCCGGCGAGGTCTTCTGGGTCAAGTACCACTTCAAGACCGACCAGGGCATCAAGAACCTCACCCAGGCCGAGGCCAACCAGCTCGCCGGTGAGGACCCGGACTCCCACCAGCGCGACCTGCGCGAGTCCATCGAGCGCGCCGAGTTCCCGACCTGGACCGTGCAGGTCCAGATCATGCCGGCGGCCGAGGCGGAGAACTACCGCTTCAACCCGTTCGACCTCACCAAGGTGTGGCCGCACGAGGACTACCCGCCGATCGAGATCGGCAAGCTGGAGCTCAACCGCAACCCGGAGAACGTCTTCGCCGAGGTCGAGCAGTCCATCTTCTCCCCGGCGCACTTCGTCCCCGGCATCGGTCCCTCCCCGGACAAGATGCTCCAGGGCCGTCTCTTCGCGTACGGCGACGCCCACCGCTACCGCGTCGGCATCAACGCCGACCACCTGCCGGTGAACCGCCCGCACGCCACCGAGGCGCGCACCAACTCCCGTGACGGCTTCCTGTACGACGGCCGCCACAAGGGCGCGAAGAACTACGAGCCGAACAGCTTCGGCGGCCCCTTCCAGACGGACCGCCCGCTGTGGCAGTCCGCCGCCGTCACTGGTGGCACGGGCAACCACGCCACCCCCTCGCACTCCGAGGACAACGACTTCGTCCAGGCGGGCGACCTCTACCGCCTGTTCTCCGAGGACGAGAAGTCCCGTCTGATCGAGAACCTGTCCGGCTTCATCGCCAAGGTCTCCCGTGACGACATCGTCGAGCGCGCCATCAACAACTTCCGCCAGGCGGACGCCGACTTCGGCAAGCGGCTCGAAGCCGCGGTCCAGGCCCTTCGCGGCTGA